A section of the Prochlorococcus sp. MIT 1341 genome encodes:
- the ftsZ gene encoding cell division protein FtsZ, translating into MVSGNRSNSMQNAGISPSQSARIEVIGVGGGGSNAVNRMIISDLDGVAYRVLNTDAQALLQSAAKNRVQLGESLTRGLGAGGNPNIGQKAAEESRTELQQALEGADLVFIAAGMGGGTGTGAAPVVAEVAKESGALTVGIVTKPFGFEGKRRMRQADEGIARLAENVDTLIVIPNDRLKDVISGAPLQEAFRNADDVLRMGVKGICDIITCPGLVNVDFADVRSVMTEAGTALLGIGMGSGRSRALEAAQAAINSPLLEAASIDGAKGCVINISGGTDMTLEDMTSASEVVYDVVDPEANIIVGAVVDEKLEGEIQVTVIATGFQSNQPYRSERAKNKLAPSSSKGSGNREPGASIPEFLRRRQQRKEAES; encoded by the coding sequence ATGGTGAGCGGAAACAGATCCAACTCCATGCAGAATGCAGGGATTAGCCCAAGTCAATCTGCGCGGATCGAGGTCATTGGCGTAGGAGGTGGCGGCAGCAATGCCGTCAACCGAATGATTATTAGTGACCTTGATGGAGTCGCCTATAGGGTCCTAAATACAGATGCACAGGCGTTATTACAATCTGCTGCAAAAAATCGCGTGCAACTAGGCGAAAGCCTTACGAGAGGATTAGGTGCCGGAGGCAATCCAAATATTGGTCAAAAAGCAGCCGAGGAATCACGGACAGAACTCCAACAAGCCCTTGAAGGGGCAGACTTGGTATTTATTGCTGCTGGAATGGGAGGAGGTACTGGTACAGGGGCTGCCCCAGTAGTAGCAGAAGTAGCAAAAGAAAGTGGTGCTCTCACAGTTGGAATCGTCACAAAGCCCTTTGGATTTGAGGGTAAAAGACGAATGCGTCAAGCAGATGAAGGGATTGCACGATTAGCTGAAAATGTAGACACATTGATTGTGATTCCAAATGACAGACTTAAAGATGTGATCTCTGGTGCACCACTCCAAGAAGCATTCCGTAATGCTGATGACGTTTTAAGAATGGGCGTAAAAGGGATCTGTGACATCATCACTTGCCCTGGTCTTGTCAACGTTGATTTTGCCGACGTTCGTTCAGTAATGACTGAGGCAGGCACTGCCTTACTTGGAATTGGAATGGGTTCAGGTAGATCAAGAGCTCTTGAAGCAGCTCAAGCTGCTATCAATAGCCCACTCCTTGAAGCAGCTAGCATCGATGGAGCTAAGGGATGCGTGATCAACATCAGTGGTGGAACTGATATGACTCTCGAAGACATGACTTCTGCTTCAGAAGTGGTCTATGACGTTGTTGACCCAGAAGCCAACATAATCGTGGGTGCTGTGGTGGATGAAAAACTAGAAGGAGAGATACAAGTAACAGTTATTGCTACTGGCTTTCAAAGCAATCAGCCTTACAGGAGCGAAAGAGCAAAAAACAAACTAGCTCCCTCCTCAAGCAAAGGATCTGGGAATAGAGAACCTGGTGCAAGTATTCCTGAGTTCTTACGTCGCCGCCAACAAAGGAAAGAGGCGGAAAGCTAA
- a CDS encoding D-alanine--D-alanine ligase family protein yields MHTSFTSIGVVFGGASGEHDVSIQSAVTVIKALRSGRNANRYKVIPVYIDQQGCWHENTISNEILSSGNYLKIPHKPKSPSDIGLTQLPNQTSDIDIWFPVLHGPNGEDGTIQGLFTLMKKPYVGSNVLGSALGMDKLAMKTAFTAAGLPQVNYLGVNAKDLNNQELLMEVIRRIEKQLIYPYFVKPANLGSSVGISKVQDQKELIKGLIEASNYDNRLVIEEGIKAKELECGVLGKNNLKASMVGEIKYSAEWYNYEVKYLSNSSQIIIPANIEQTLVDEIQKLSIEACNALGVNSLARVDFFYEEKNQKLFLNEVNTLPGFTSQSMYPRLWEASGVTLEELVSKLVETATE; encoded by the coding sequence ATGCATACCTCATTCACTTCTATAGGAGTGGTGTTCGGTGGAGCCAGTGGAGAACATGATGTATCTATCCAGTCTGCAGTAACAGTTATAAAAGCATTGCGTAGTGGTCGAAATGCAAATCGATATAAAGTAATCCCCGTTTATATCGATCAACAGGGTTGTTGGCATGAAAACACAATCTCCAATGAAATCCTATCTAGCGGAAACTACTTAAAAATCCCTCACAAGCCTAAAAGCCCTTCCGATATTGGATTAACTCAACTACCTAATCAAACTAGTGATATTGATATTTGGTTTCCAGTTCTTCATGGCCCAAATGGTGAAGACGGAACTATTCAAGGGCTCTTCACACTTATGAAAAAGCCTTATGTAGGTTCAAATGTACTTGGCTCTGCCCTAGGCATGGACAAACTAGCAATGAAAACAGCCTTCACTGCAGCAGGTCTTCCACAAGTTAACTATTTAGGAGTAAACGCCAAAGATTTAAATAATCAAGAACTTCTTATGGAAGTAATCAGACGTATAGAGAAACAACTTATCTACCCATACTTTGTGAAACCAGCAAATCTTGGATCCTCTGTTGGGATCAGCAAAGTACAAGACCAAAAAGAACTAATAAAAGGTCTAATAGAAGCCTCAAATTACGACAACAGATTAGTTATTGAAGAAGGTATTAAAGCAAAAGAGCTTGAGTGTGGCGTTCTAGGGAAAAATAATCTAAAAGCCTCTATGGTTGGAGAAATTAAATATTCAGCCGAATGGTACAACTATGAGGTCAAATATTTAAGTAATTCTAGTCAAATAATTATTCCAGCAAATATTGAACAAACCCTTGTAGACGAAATCCAAAAATTATCGATAGAGGCCTGTAATGCCCTTGGAGTAAATAGCCTGGCAAGAGTGGACTTCTTCTATGAAGAGAAGAATCAAAAGCTTTTTTTAAATGAAGTTAATACCCTGCCAGGATTTACATCTCAAAGCATGTATCCAAGGCTATGGGAAGCCTCAGGTGTAACGCTCGAAGAACTAGTGAGCAAATTGGTAGAAACAGCGACAGAATAA
- a CDS encoding cell division protein FtsQ/DivIB, producing the protein MRRAKKLIKHSQSFKGDKEQENELRKNLKVLWSVFVYTGSSCSILWLLIMNGWSPIYSEQIQVKGTKNIDLGTIINMSGLQLPQRILSLSPNDLEKKLKTVLPIKKAIVHRRLIPPGLEILITEKQPIAYGMRRKGKTIEKGMVDINGEWIPIKFLGKVNPPATQLSIEGWMPSHKQRLSIVLKHRNHLGSSLKKIIISPNGEMTLKTKELGLIELGFDSPRLLTKLKATAHLNRNLPTKFRNKPGMIVDMRDPSKPELQFTGPTR; encoded by the coding sequence GTGAGACGTGCAAAGAAATTAATAAAACACTCTCAATCCTTTAAAGGAGACAAAGAGCAGGAAAATGAACTAAGGAAAAACCTAAAGGTTCTATGGAGCGTATTTGTTTACACAGGCTCTTCTTGTTCTATTTTGTGGTTACTAATAATGAACGGATGGAGCCCTATATATAGTGAACAAATTCAAGTAAAAGGAACTAAAAATATAGACCTAGGGACTATTATTAATATGTCAGGCCTTCAATTGCCACAAAGAATTTTAAGTTTAAGCCCTAATGATTTAGAGAAAAAACTAAAAACTGTGTTACCAATCAAGAAAGCAATAGTCCACCGACGTTTAATCCCACCAGGTCTAGAAATCTTAATTACAGAGAAACAACCTATTGCTTATGGAATGAGAAGGAAGGGGAAAACAATAGAAAAAGGCATGGTGGACATAAATGGAGAATGGATTCCAATTAAATTCTTAGGGAAGGTCAATCCTCCTGCAACGCAACTTTCTATAGAAGGATGGATGCCAAGTCACAAGCAAAGACTCTCAATAGTTTTGAAGCACAGAAACCACCTGGGAAGTTCCTTAAAAAAAATCATCATCTCTCCCAATGGTGAAATGACACTAAAGACAAAAGAGCTTGGTCTAATTGAACTGGGTTTTGATAGCCCGCGACTACTTACAAAGTTAAAAGCAACAGCTCACCTAAATCGAAACCTCCCTACAAAGTTTCGCAACAAACCCGGAATGATCGTTGACATGAGAGACCCCTCAAAACCTGAATTGCAATTTACCGGGCCTACCAGATGA